In Fusobacterium nucleatum, the genomic stretch TGTTTTCTAATTTCATCTCTTAATATTTCTTCACACTGAACTTTATCTACATTGTTAATATCTACTTCTGGTTCTATTATAGGGATAAGTCCAGCAGCAACTATTTGAGCTGCAACTTCAAATTGTTGTTCAACAACTCTTGCTATTCCAGCAGGAGATGCTTTTTTGATAACAGAACGCATTTTAGTTCCAAATATATGTCTTTCATTAGCTCTTTTTAAAAGTTTTGGTAAAGTTGGGTTTGGTTTCATTGTTTGAACACCATCAGCATCTAAGTCATTAAGACCTTTATCTACTTTTAAGAAAGGTAATACTTTCTTTTCTTCCCATAAAAAATCTGCTGTATATTTTCCATCAATCTTGCTATCCATAGTTTGTTCAAATAAGATAGCTCCTAAAATTTTTGTATCATTAAAAGCAGGGCTTTTTATAATTCTTGTTCTCATTTTATGGATTAAATCAAACATTTCTTTATCATTTGAATATTCATTTTCATTTATACCATATAATTTTAATGCTTTTGGTGTGCTTCCTCCACTTTGGTCAAGTGCAGCAATAAATCCTTTTCCATTTCTCATTTTTTCTAATTTTTCGTTCATTTTCTCACTCCTTATTTTTAAGTTACTTAATATTTTAAATTCTCCAATTAAAATCTTTTCACTTATACTTTACCATATTTTTTCTATTTTTTAAATGGATATTTTTAAATTTTCTTAAATTGCTTGAATTTATATCAAAAAAGATAACAAAACTATCAATAAAAATTTGGGTAAACTATCTTTTACTTAATTAGGCTATTAAGATTTTTTATAAATTCAGCAGGATTTTCAACATTAAATCCTTCTAAAAGTAGAGCTTGATTATATAATACATCTACTAATTTATTAAAATCTTCTGTATTAACTGAACTTTTTAATCTATTAAATAATATATGTTCTGGGTTTATTGCTAATACTTTTTCTGCCTTAGGAGCATCATTATTATTTGTCATTTCAGATAAAGTTTTTTCCATTTCTAAGCTAAGTCCACCTTTTGCAAGAAGTGATGAAGCAGAATTTCCTATATTATTACTTAATTCAACTTCACTAACTTTATCTTTTAAAAATTCTTTTGCTTTTTCAATTAATTCTTTATTTTCATTAGCTATCTTTTTAACTTCTTCTTCTTTTTCTTTATCATCAGAGAATTTAAAATCTGAACTATTTATAGACTTAAATTCTTTACCAGAATAATCTCTCATAGCCATCAAAGTAAACTCATCTATTTTATCTGTTAAAATTAAAACTTCTTTGCCTTGTTCTTTTAATTTTTCCATTTTTGGTAAAGATTTTACAGCATCTATACTTTCAGTTGGTACATAAAGGATTTCTTTATTATCTCCCATTCTATCCACATATTCCTTTAATGTAGTATATTTATCATCATGAGAAGATACAAATATCAATAAGTCTTGTAGTTTTTCCTTATTCATACCAAACATATCTTGGACACCAGCTTTTATGCTTCTACCAAACTCTTTCCAAAATTCTATATATTTTTCTCTATCATTTTTTAAGATTTTTTCTAATTCAGAAATAATTTTCTTTTCTAAATTTTTTGAAATAACTTGTAATTCAGCATTTTGTTGTAATATTTCTCTTGAAATATTAAGTGATAAACTATCACAATCAACAAGTCCAGAGATAAAATTAAAATATTCAGGTATTAAATCTTCACACTTTTCCATAATAAATACATTTTTAGTATAAAGTTGTAAACCTCTTTTAAAATTTTTAGTATAATAATCAAAAGGTAATTTTTTAGGTATAAATAATAATGCATCATACTCAATATTACCTTGTACTTTTAAATTTATATGTAATAAGGGATCATTCCAATCGTGGAAAGTTGCCTTATAGAATTCATTATAATCTTCATCCTTCAATTCTTTTTTATCTTTTTTCCAAATTGGTTTAGTTGAATTTATAACTTCATCTCCAAAATAAATTTCATATCTTATGTAGTTAGAATATTTTTTTACTAATTCTTTTATTTTCCAATCTTCTAAAAATTCATTGTATTCATCTCCATCTTTTAGGTGAAGTGTTATCTTAGTTCCTCTATCTTGTTTTGAAATTTCTTCTATTTCATAATTTCCATCTCCACTAGAAATCCATTTTACACCATTTTCTGAATAAGGTGATTTAGTTTCTAATGTAATTTTATCAGCTACAATAAAACCTGAATAAAAACCTACTCCAAACTGTCCAATTATATCTATATCTCCTTTTTTAGCTTCTTCTAATTGTTCTTTAAATAACTTTGAACCAGATTTTGCAATAGTTCCAATATTATCATCAACTTCTTCATAAGTCATTCCTATACCATTATCACTTACAGTTAAAGTTCTATTATCCTTATCAACACTGATATCTATTCTAAATTTATCATCACCTTTTAAAATATCAGTATCTGTCAATGATTTAAATTTTAACTTATCAATAGCATCATTTGCATTAGAGATTAATTCTCTTAAAAATATTTCCTTATTTGTGTAAATTGAATGTATCATAAGATTTAGCAATTCCTTAGTTTCTGCCTTAAAAATCTTTTCTTCTTTTTTCATTTTTTATTTCCTCCTTTTAGCACTCTTATACTTTAATGGCTAATAATTTCAAATAATATATACCATAATTTTTTTTACTTGTCAATAAAAAAATAAAAGTAAAAAATAATTTTTCTACTTTTATTTTAAATACTTATATTATTTTTCAATTATATAAGCTGCAACTATTTCAGCATAATAAGCAGTGTGAGGATCTTTATTTGATCCAACAAAAGTTCCATCTACATCTTGTGGATAATTTCTTTTTACTATATCATCAGGTAAGTTTTCTAAAACTTGTTTTTGTTTATATAAAACTTTACATTCCAGAGTAATAGGTAATTCTTTAATAGCAGGGGAAAATACTATTTCAGAATCAACAAGAGTTAAGTTTGCTTCTTTTATTTTATCTATATCTCTGCCACTTTTTGTTCCAGATATATTAAAAACTTTTGAATCCATTTTATCAAGTGGGATATTTATAGTAAAATCCAAAGTTTTATCTAAAATAGCTTTTGTATATCTATTTTCTCTGATATAAGCAGTAAAAAGCAACTTATTCCATTCAATCCCCAAAGCACCCCAACTTATAGCCATAGTATTAACCTTTTTATCCCCCTTTACAGTTAAAAGTATTCCTTTTGATAGTGCTTTTAAAATTTCAGATGAATAATCTAAAACATTTATTTTTCTTTTAGTCATAATTTTCCTCCTAGATGTTTTCTATGATTTTTTTAATCTTTACTTATAATATAGTATATCATTTAATTTCTTTGTCAATAAATAAAATTAATGTTATACTTCTTTTAAACAAATAAATTTTATTAGGGGGGACTAATGTATATTTCAAAAATATATCCAAATGATAAAAGAAGTCTTAAATTAATAGATGAATTATTGGCAAAAGAAGAAATCAGAAAAGATAACAATTTAGATTATACTTGTGCTATGTTTGATGATGATATGAATATTGTTGCCACTGGAAGCTGTTTTAAAAATACTTTAAGATGTCTTGCTGTTGATAATTCTCATCAAGGGGAAGGTTTGATGAATCAAATAGTTACTCATCTTGTAGATTATGAATTTTTAAGAGGTTTAACTCATTTATTTCTATATACTAAAAATAAATCTATGAAATTTTTTAAAGATTTAGGTTTTTTTGAAATTGTAAATATAGAAAATCAAATTGTATTTATGGAAAATAAAAGAACAGGTTTTTCTGATTATTTAGATAATTTAAAAAAGGATTTAAAAGTTGGAAAAAATATAGCTTCCCTTATTATGAATGCCAATCCTTTCACACTTGGACACCAATATTTAGTTGAAAAAGCCTCTAGTGAAAATGATGTATTACACC encodes the following:
- a CDS encoding fructose bisphosphate aldolase yields the protein MNEKLEKMRNGKGFIAALDQSGGSTPKALKLYGINENEYSNDKEMFDLIHKMRTRIIKSPAFNDTKILGAILFEQTMDSKIDGKYTADFLWEEKKVLPFLKVDKGLNDLDADGVQTMKPNPTLPKLLKRANERHIFGTKMRSVIKKASPAGIARVVEQQFEVAAQIVAAGLIPIIEPEVDINNVDKVQCEEILRDEIRKHLNALPETSNVMLKLTLPTVENFYEEFTKHPRVVRVVALSGGYSREKANDILSKNKGVIASFSRALTEGLSAQQTDEEFNKALAASIERIYEASVK
- the htpG gene encoding molecular chaperone HtpG; amino-acid sequence: MKKEEKIFKAETKELLNLMIHSIYTNKEIFLRELISNANDAIDKLKFKSLTDTDILKGDDKFRIDISVDKDNRTLTVSDNGIGMTYEEVDDNIGTIAKSGSKLFKEQLEEAKKGDIDIIGQFGVGFYSGFIVADKITLETKSPYSENGVKWISSGDGNYEIEEISKQDRGTKITLHLKDGDEYNEFLEDWKIKELVKKYSNYIRYEIYFGDEVINSTKPIWKKDKKELKDEDYNEFYKATFHDWNDPLLHINLKVQGNIEYDALLFIPKKLPFDYYTKNFKRGLQLYTKNVFIMEKCEDLIPEYFNFISGLVDCDSLSLNISREILQQNAELQVISKNLEKKIISELEKILKNDREKYIEFWKEFGRSIKAGVQDMFGMNKEKLQDLLIFVSSHDDKYTTLKEYVDRMGDNKEILYVPTESIDAVKSLPKMEKLKEQGKEVLILTDKIDEFTLMAMRDYSGKEFKSINSSDFKFSDDKEKEEEVKKIANENKELIEKAKEFLKDKVSEVELSNNIGNSASSLLAKGGLSLEMEKTLSEMTNNNDAPKAEKVLAINPEHILFNRLKSSVNTEDFNKLVDVLYNQALLLEGFNVENPAEFIKNLNSLIK
- a CDS encoding flavin reductase family protein, which produces MTKRKINVLDYSSEILKALSKGILLTVKGDKKVNTMAISWGALGIEWNKLLFTAYIRENRYTKAILDKTLDFTINIPLDKMDSKVFNISGTKSGRDIDKIKEANLTLVDSEIVFSPAIKELPITLECKVLYKQKQVLENLPDDIVKRNYPQDVDGTFVGSNKDPHTAYYAEIVAAYIIEK
- the citC gene encoding [citrate (pro-3S)-lyase] ligase, which gives rise to MYISKIYPNDKRSLKLIDELLAKEEIRKDNNLDYTCAMFDDDMNIVATGSCFKNTLRCLAVDNSHQGEGLMNQIVTHLVDYEFLRGLTHLFLYTKNKSMKFFKDLGFFEIVNIENQIVFMENKRTGFSDYLDNLKKDLKVGKNIASLIMNANPFTLGHQYLVEKASSENDVLHLFIVSDDSSLVPFEIRKKLVIEGTKHLKNICYHETGDYIISSATFPSYFQKDEVAVIESQANLDIEIFTKIAKVLNINRRYVGEEPNSLVTSIYNQTMLKKLPKNNIKCVVVPRKKYSDNVISASTVRQIIKNGNLEDLKNLVPETTYNYFLSDEAKAIIDKIRSQDNVIHY